The Janthinobacterium lividum genome has a window encoding:
- a CDS encoding SMI1/KNR4 family protein codes for MAITPLAALHRKLFDEADGSKFATLKDRLIKKHGETDRLAVLEILSAYAREGQLLHWRSSLVNSIVGLMQPQEMKDFFTWAVTMPELAYWGIDGLMKSQGKDAYETVVGLANSTTLPLVVKSKAVKSLAVLSRQPFDAGLPAVPDYWKAESLKLDDVLAWQRAGYPDGAGVAPPATHASLDDPRTALEKAAAKLEKKLAAERKKDQDLASPSNWLVIADNADLAAIDQRWTLPEQYQRFLARYSPLRVYIDSKRYFQGLNLYGAAGLIKAQHGYSYNPVDQEVIADWPAHYVVIADAGADPYCLDLSAIENGDAPVYTAEHGAGVWRFERHADSFVEFLKEIAKAA; via the coding sequence ATGGCGATCACACCACTGGCAGCACTGCACCGCAAACTATTCGACGAAGCCGATGGCAGCAAGTTTGCCACGCTCAAGGACCGACTGATCAAGAAACACGGCGAAACCGACCGGCTGGCGGTACTAGAGATACTGAGCGCTTATGCGCGCGAAGGCCAGTTGCTGCACTGGCGCAGCTCACTGGTCAACTCCATCGTGGGCCTAATGCAGCCGCAGGAGATGAAAGACTTTTTTACATGGGCCGTCACGATGCCGGAGCTTGCCTACTGGGGCATCGATGGCCTAATGAAAAGCCAGGGCAAGGATGCTTACGAGACCGTGGTGGGACTCGCCAACTCTACTACCCTGCCCCTGGTGGTGAAGTCCAAGGCCGTGAAAAGCCTGGCCGTGCTGAGCCGCCAGCCATTTGACGCCGGCTTGCCAGCCGTTCCCGACTACTGGAAAGCCGAGAGCCTGAAGCTCGATGATGTGCTTGCCTGGCAGCGCGCCGGCTATCCGGACGGCGCGGGAGTTGCGCCACCGGCCACGCATGCGTCGCTGGACGATCCACGTACGGCACTGGAAAAAGCGGCTGCGAAACTGGAGAAAAAGCTGGCGGCCGAGCGCAAGAAAGACCAGGACCTGGCCAGCCCGTCGAACTGGCTGGTCATTGCGGATAATGCCGACCTGGCAGCCATCGACCAGCGCTGGACCTTGCCTGAACAATACCAGCGCTTCCTGGCCCGCTATTCGCCGCTGCGCGTGTATATCGACAGCAAGCGGTATTTCCAGGGCCTGAATCTGTATGGCGCGGCGGGGCTGATCAAGGCGCAGCACGGGTACTCCTACAATCCCGTCGACCAAGAAGTCATCGCCGACTGGCCAGCCCACTATGTGGTGATTGCCGATGCGGGCGCCGATCCGTACTGCCTGGATCTCTCCGCAATTGAAAATGGCGACGCGCCCGTCTATACGGCCGAGCACGGCGCAGGGGTATGGCGTTTTGAGCGCCATGCGGACAGCTTTGTCGAGTTCCTCAAGGAGATCGCCAAGGCTGCTTAG
- a CDS encoding RnfH family protein codes for MAEASIHVQVCHALPDSSFLRSLKVPAGTTIEQAVALSGLLQEIPGIDLVINMVGIYGKRKPLDTVLHEHDRVEVYRPLQADPKEARRRRAGGKPAKG; via the coding sequence ATGGCTGAGGCCAGCATTCACGTGCAAGTCTGTCACGCCTTGCCCGATAGCAGCTTTCTGCGTTCATTGAAGGTGCCTGCAGGCACCACCATCGAGCAGGCGGTGGCGCTGAGCGGCTTACTGCAGGAAATTCCCGGCATCGACCTTGTCATCAATATGGTCGGCATCTATGGCAAGAGGAAGCCGCTCGATACCGTATTGCATGAGCATGACCGGGTGGAAGTCTACCGTCCCTTGCAAGCGGACCCGAAAGAGGCGCGCCGGCGCCGTGCCGGCGGCAAGCCAGCGAAGGGCTGA
- a CDS encoding type II toxin-antitoxin system RatA family toxin has translation MAVVHKSVFLGYSAEQMFALVAAVEDYPKFLPWCGAVEIRERGENTVVASVGIHYHGVRQSFTTSNENVAPTSIKMKLVDGPFKTLDGVWTFKALREDACKIELDLHYEFSSRVLEQIIGPVFGMIANSMVDSFCKRAETVYG, from the coding sequence ATGGCAGTAGTACATAAATCAGTTTTTCTCGGCTATAGCGCCGAACAAATGTTCGCGCTGGTGGCGGCAGTGGAGGATTATCCCAAATTTCTGCCCTGGTGCGGTGCGGTCGAGATACGCGAGCGGGGCGAGAACACGGTTGTCGCCAGCGTGGGCATACATTACCACGGCGTGCGCCAAAGCTTCACCACGTCCAACGAGAACGTGGCGCCGACTTCCATCAAGATGAAGCTGGTGGACGGTCCTTTCAAGACCCTCGACGGCGTGTGGACCTTCAAGGCCCTGCGCGAAGATGCGTGCAAGATCGAGCTGGACCTGCATTACGAGTTTTCCAGCCGCGTGCTCGAGCAGATCATCGGACCCGTCTTCGGCATGATCGCCAACAGCATGGTCGATTCCTTCTGCAAGCGCGCGGAGACTGTGTATGGCTGA
- the smpB gene encoding SsrA-binding protein SmpB, whose protein sequence is MTIADNRKAFHDYFIEDRYEAGIVLEGWEVKAIRDARVQIKEAYVVVRGDELFLFGAHISALPTASTHIHPEAVRTRKLLLHRTEMDKLIGKVERSGYTLVPLNLHYKGGRVKCEIGLAKGKKQHDKRAAERDRDGAREVQAAMKSHRR, encoded by the coding sequence ATGACCATAGCAGACAACAGAAAAGCCTTCCACGACTACTTTATCGAGGATCGCTACGAAGCCGGCATCGTGCTGGAAGGCTGGGAAGTCAAAGCCATCCGCGACGCCCGTGTACAAATCAAGGAAGCCTACGTCGTCGTCCGCGGCGATGAACTCTTCCTGTTCGGCGCGCATATCAGCGCCCTGCCGACCGCCTCCACCCATATCCATCCGGAAGCCGTGCGCACGCGCAAGCTGCTGCTGCACCGTACGGAAATGGATAAACTGATCGGCAAGGTGGAACGCTCCGGCTATACGCTGGTGCCGCTCAACCTGCACTACAAGGGCGGCCGCGTGAAATGCGAAATCGGCCTGGCCAAGGGCAAGAAGCAGCACGACAAGCGGGCAGCGGAACGCGACCGTGACGGCGCGCGTGAAGTGCAGGCGGCAATGAAGTCGCACCGCCGCTGA
- a CDS encoding H-NS histone family protein, with translation MDLSSLSLSELRTLQDDIKKQMKKREQDDLSKAREQILAIAQSVGVSVKDLVGTGIRAKTGTVAVRYRNPDDATQQWTGRGRQPKWVKEWTDSGKSRDLLKV, from the coding sequence ATGGATCTGTCCAGCTTATCCCTGTCCGAACTGCGCACCTTGCAGGACGACATCAAGAAGCAAATGAAGAAACGCGAACAGGACGATCTGTCCAAAGCACGCGAGCAAATCCTGGCAATCGCCCAGAGTGTGGGCGTTTCCGTAAAAGATCTGGTTGGTACGGGTATCCGCGCTAAAACCGGCACGGTCGCGGTACGCTATCGCAATCCGGATGATGCGACGCAGCAATGGACTGGCCGTGGCCGTCAACCGAAATGGGTCAAAGAGTGGACCGATTCGGGCAAGTCGCGTGATCTGCTGAAGGTGTGA
- a CDS encoding stomatin-like protein, with protein MEVSIGSMSLILLLLALVFVFKTVNVVPQQHAWVVERLGKFHAVLGPGLNIVVPFVDRIAYKHVLKEIPLDVPPQVCITRDNTQLQVDGILYFQITDAMRASYGSSNYIAAITQLAQTTLRSVIGKMELDKTFEERDHINTAIVNAIDESAANWGVKVLRYEIKDLTPPKEILHAMQAQITAEREKRALIAASEGRKQEQINIASGEREANIARSEGEKQASINRAEGQATAIVALAQASAEALRQVGAAIREPGGEDAVNLKVAEQYVGAFAQLAKTNNSIIVPANLGDMSGLIATAMQVVKSQKPKGSVAIP; from the coding sequence ATGGAAGTAAGCATCGGAAGCATGTCGCTGATCTTGTTATTGCTGGCACTGGTATTTGTCTTCAAGACAGTCAATGTGGTGCCGCAGCAGCATGCCTGGGTGGTGGAGCGCCTGGGCAAGTTCCATGCGGTATTGGGCCCTGGCCTGAATATTGTCGTGCCTTTTGTCGACCGCATTGCCTACAAGCACGTGCTTAAGGAAATTCCGCTCGACGTGCCGCCGCAGGTATGCATTACGCGCGACAATACGCAATTGCAGGTCGATGGCATTCTGTATTTTCAGATTACCGACGCCATGCGTGCTTCATATGGTTCATCGAATTATATTGCCGCCATTACGCAGCTGGCGCAAACGACCTTGCGTTCGGTAATCGGTAAAATGGAACTCGACAAGACATTTGAAGAACGCGACCATATCAATACGGCCATCGTGAATGCCATCGATGAATCGGCGGCGAATTGGGGTGTCAAGGTATTGCGCTATGAAATCAAGGATTTGACGCCACCCAAGGAAATCCTGCATGCGATGCAGGCACAGATTACGGCCGAGCGCGAAAAGCGCGCCCTGATTGCCGCTTCGGAAGGTCGCAAGCAGGAGCAGATCAATATCGCCAGCGGCGAGCGCGAAGCGAACATTGCCCGCTCGGAAGGCGAAAAGCAGGCATCGATCAACCGTGCCGAAGGTCAGGCTACAGCCATCGTCGCGCTGGCGCAGGCCAGCGCGGAAGCGCTGCGCCAGGTGGGCGCCGCCATTCGCGAGCCGGGTGGGGAGGATGCCGTCAACCTGAAAGTAGCCGAGCAGTATGTGGGCGCCTTCGCGCAATTGGCGAAAACAAATAACTCGATTATCGTGCCGGCCAATCTGGGTGATATGAGCGGTTTGATCGCCACGGCGATGCAGGTGGTGAAATCGCAGAAGCCGAAAGGCAGCGTGGCTATTCCCTGA
- a CDS encoding NfeD family protein: MAEWVGWFVAAGAVLILELFTGTFYLLMIAIGISAGGLVALAGGNGGWQALTAAIVGVVATLLLRRSRFGKAARRDASQDPNVNLDIGQSVAVAHWVDGAARVMYRGALWDVELIPGSDTQAGHYTIRAVRGSRLIVG; this comes from the coding sequence ATGGCTGAATGGGTAGGCTGGTTTGTGGCGGCTGGCGCGGTATTGATCCTGGAGCTGTTTACGGGCACGTTCTATTTGCTGATGATCGCCATCGGCATCAGTGCCGGAGGGCTGGTGGCGCTGGCCGGTGGCAACGGTGGCTGGCAAGCACTGACGGCCGCCATTGTCGGCGTCGTGGCCACCCTGTTATTGCGGCGCAGCCGTTTTGGCAAGGCGGCGCGGCGCGATGCGTCGCAGGATCCGAATGTGAATCTCGATATTGGCCAAAGCGTGGCGGTCGCGCATTGGGTCGATGGCGCGGCGCGCGTCATGTACCGCGGCGCCTTGTGGGATGTGGAGCTGATTCCCGGCAGCGATACGCAGGCCGGTCATTACACCATACGTGCCGTGCGTGGCAGTCGTTTGATCGTTGGATAA
- a CDS encoding Dps family protein yields the protein MASKKPSKVAKIDIGISEADRAKIAEGLSGLLADSYTLYLMTHNFHWNVKGPMFNTLHLMFMTQYTEQWAALDLIAERIRALGYPAPGTYKEFVKLASIKEIDGVPPALDMVSHLVSAQEATARTARRLFPLLEKANDQPTADLITQRLDLHEKTAWMLRSLLEE from the coding sequence ATGGCAAGCAAGAAACCGAGCAAAGTGGCAAAGATCGACATCGGCATTTCCGAGGCGGACCGCGCGAAGATCGCGGAAGGCCTGTCCGGCCTGCTGGCCGACAGCTACACCTTGTACCTGATGACCCACAATTTTCACTGGAACGTCAAGGGGCCGATGTTCAACACCCTGCACCTGATGTTCATGACGCAATACACGGAGCAGTGGGCCGCGCTGGACCTGATCGCCGAGCGCATTCGCGCCCTCGGTTATCCGGCGCCTGGCACCTACAAGGAATTCGTCAAGCTGGCTTCGATCAAGGAAATCGACGGCGTGCCGCCGGCGCTGGACATGGTCAGCCACCTGGTGTCGGCACAGGAAGCGACCGCGCGCACGGCGCGCCGCTTGTTCCCGCTGCTGGAGAAAGCCAATGACCAGCCGACGGCCGACCTGATCACGCAGCGCCTGGATTTGCATGAAAAGACGGCGTGGATGTTGCGCAGCCTGCTGGAAGAGTAA
- the ppsA gene encoding phosphoenolpyruvate synthase produces MTNAVSQQQEDKDAVYVASFEHLRMTDVESVGGKNASLGEMISQLAEAGVRVPGGFATTAQAFRDFLSYSANGGLPLAERIAQRLEGLNIDDVRSLAQAGAEIRQWIVETPFQPRLAAEIDQFYAKLVADSDTEMSFAVRSSATAEDLPDASFAGQQETFLNVVGIDNVLDAMKQVFASLYNDRAISYRVHKGFTHAEVALSAGVQRMVRSDLGAAGVMFTIDTESGFKDVVFVTSSYGLGETVVQGAVNPDEFYVHKPMLEKGKSPVIRRNIGSKLLKMEFTNEAKAGRSVKTVDVPVEMRNRYSLNDSEVVELAKYAVIIENHYGRPMDIEWGKDGRDGKLYILQARPETVKSQQKATDVQERFKLKSTGTVLTSGRAIGQKIGAGPVRVIHDPADMERVQPGDVLVADMTDPNWEPVMKRASAIVTNRGGRTCHAAIIARELGVPAVVGCGNATDVLKDGTFVTVVCSEGDEGKIYDGLLETEVSEVSRGELPQLDTKIMLNVGNPQLAFDFQSVPNAGVGLARLEFIINNNIGVHPRAILEYPNIDADLKKAVESVARGHASPKAFYIDKLAEGIATIAAAFWPKKVIVRLSDFKSNEYKKLIGGSRYEPDEENPMLGFRGAARYLSADFSEAFNMECEAMKRVRNDMGLTNVEIMVPFVRTLGQAEKVIDLLAKNGLKRGENDLRVIMMCEVPSNAILADQFLDHFDGFSIGSNDLTQLTLGLDRDSGMELLAADFDERDPAVKALLSLAIKACLARGKYIGICGQGPSDHPDFAVWLMEQGIESMSLNPDSVIDTWQKLAALKA; encoded by the coding sequence ATGACCAACGCAGTATCGCAACAGCAGGAAGACAAGGACGCGGTGTATGTTGCCTCGTTCGAGCATTTGCGCATGACGGATGTCGAATCCGTCGGCGGCAAGAACGCCTCCCTGGGCGAAATGATCAGCCAGCTGGCGGAAGCCGGCGTGCGCGTGCCCGGTGGCTTTGCCACCACGGCGCAGGCCTTCCGCGATTTCCTGTCGTATAGCGCCAATGGCGGCTTGCCGCTGGCCGAACGTATCGCCCAGCGCCTCGAAGGGCTGAACATCGATGACGTGCGCTCGCTGGCGCAAGCCGGTGCCGAGATTCGTCAGTGGATCGTGGAAACGCCATTCCAGCCACGCCTGGCCGCCGAAATCGACCAGTTCTACGCCAAGCTGGTGGCCGATTCCGATACCGAAATGTCGTTTGCCGTGCGCTCTTCGGCCACGGCGGAAGACTTGCCGGACGCGTCTTTTGCTGGTCAGCAAGAAACCTTCCTGAATGTGGTCGGCATCGACAACGTGCTCGACGCCATGAAACAGGTGTTCGCGTCGCTGTACAACGACCGCGCCATCTCGTACCGCGTGCACAAGGGCTTTACGCACGCTGAAGTGGCCTTGTCGGCAGGCGTGCAGCGCATGGTGCGTTCCGACCTGGGCGCGGCCGGCGTGATGTTCACCATCGATACCGAGTCGGGCTTCAAGGATGTGGTCTTCGTCACCTCCAGCTATGGCCTGGGCGAAACCGTGGTGCAGGGCGCCGTCAATCCCGACGAATTCTATGTGCACAAGCCGATGCTGGAAAAAGGCAAGTCGCCTGTGATTCGCCGCAATATCGGCTCGAAGCTGCTGAAGATGGAATTTACGAACGAAGCGAAAGCTGGCCGTTCCGTGAAAACCGTCGACGTGCCCGTCGAAATGCGCAACCGCTACTCGCTGAACGACAGCGAAGTGGTGGAACTAGCCAAATACGCCGTCATCATCGAGAACCACTACGGCCGTCCGATGGACATCGAATGGGGCAAGGATGGCCGTGACGGCAAGCTGTACATCCTGCAGGCGCGTCCTGAAACCGTCAAGTCGCAGCAAAAGGCGACCGACGTGCAAGAGCGCTTCAAGCTGAAAAGCACGGGCACCGTGCTGACGTCGGGCCGCGCCATCGGCCAGAAGATCGGCGCAGGCCCCGTGCGCGTGATTCACGACCCGGCCGACATGGAACGCGTGCAGCCAGGCGACGTGCTCGTTGCCGACATGACGGATCCGAACTGGGAACCGGTCATGAAGCGCGCTTCGGCCATCGTCACCAACCGTGGCGGCCGTACTTGCCACGCTGCGATTATTGCGCGTGAACTGGGCGTGCCTGCCGTCGTCGGCTGCGGCAACGCCACCGACGTGCTGAAAGACGGCACCTTTGTGACCGTGGTGTGCTCCGAAGGCGACGAAGGCAAGATCTACGACGGCTTGCTGGAAACGGAAGTATCGGAAGTATCGCGCGGCGAATTGCCGCAGCTCGACACCAAGATCATGCTCAACGTGGGCAACCCGCAACTGGCGTTCGACTTCCAGTCCGTGCCGAATGCGGGCGTGGGCCTGGCGCGTCTGGAATTCATCATCAATAACAATATTGGTGTGCATCCGCGCGCGATCCTGGAATACCCGAACATCGACGCCGACCTGAAAAAGGCCGTGGAATCGGTGGCACGTGGCCATGCATCGCCAAAAGCGTTCTACATCGACAAGCTGGCCGAAGGCATCGCCACCATCGCCGCCGCGTTCTGGCCGAAAAAAGTCATCGTGCGCCTGTCCGACTTCAAGTCGAACGAGTACAAGAAGCTGATCGGCGGTTCGCGCTACGAGCCGGACGAGGAAAACCCGATGCTGGGCTTCCGCGGCGCGGCGCGCTACCTGTCGGCCGACTTCTCCGAAGCGTTCAACATGGAATGCGAAGCGATGAAGCGCGTGCGCAACGACATGGGCCTGACGAACGTGGAAATCATGGTGCCATTCGTGCGCACCCTGGGCCAGGCCGAGAAAGTCATCGACCTGCTGGCGAAAAACGGCTTGAAGCGCGGCGAGAACGACCTGCGCGTCATCATGATGTGCGAAGTGCCGTCGAACGCCATCCTGGCCGACCAGTTCCTCGACCATTTCGACGGCTTCTCGATCGGTTCGAACGACCTGACCCAGCTGACCCTGGGCCTGGACCGCGATTCCGGCATGGAATTGCTGGCCGCCGACTTCGACGAGCGCGACCCTGCCGTGAAGGCGCTGCTGTCGCTGGCCATCAAGGCTTGCCTGGCACGCGGCAAGTACATCGGCATCTGCGGCCAGGGTCCTTCCGATCATCCGGACTTCGCCGTCTGGCTGATGGAGCAGGGCATCGAATCGATGTCCCTGAATCCGGACTCGGTGATTGATACCTGGCAAAAGCTCGCTGCGCTGAAAGCGTAA
- a CDS encoding pyruvate, water dikinase regulatory protein, whose product MTQEPRPPLPSAARTVFFVSDGTGITAETFGHSVLTQFDLRFRQIRLPFIDTMDKAYEAARKINEAFATDGQRPIIFSTLVKNDLSAVIRKSSGMHMDLIQTFVAPLEQELGVMSTHTIGRSHNIVDSEEYKNRIEAINYSLAHDDGQSHKNLSSADVILVGVSRSGKTPTSLYLAMQYGIKAANYPLIPDDFERDKLPSALLEFKNKIFGLSITPERLSEIRNERRAGSKYAAIENCRYEVNEAEKMMKREGIRWLSSTTKSIEEISTTILQEIKPNRREY is encoded by the coding sequence ATGACACAAGAACCACGCCCTCCTCTGCCCTCCGCGGCCCGTACCGTCTTCTTCGTTTCCGACGGCACCGGTATCACCGCCGAGACGTTCGGCCACTCGGTGCTGACGCAGTTCGATCTGCGCTTCCGCCAGATCCGCCTGCCCTTCATCGACACCATGGACAAGGCCTACGAGGCGGCGCGCAAGATCAACGAAGCCTTCGCTACCGACGGACAGCGCCCGATCATTTTCTCCACCCTGGTAAAGAACGACCTGTCGGCCGTGATCCGCAAGTCCAGCGGCATGCACATGGACCTGATCCAGACCTTTGTCGCGCCGCTAGAGCAGGAACTGGGCGTGATGTCGACCCATACCATCGGCCGCTCGCACAACATCGTCGACAGCGAGGAATACAAGAACCGCATCGAGGCGATCAACTATTCGCTGGCGCACGACGATGGCCAGTCGCACAAGAACCTGTCCTCGGCCGATGTCATTCTGGTGGGTGTTTCGCGCTCTGGCAAGACCCCGACCAGCCTGTATCTGGCCATGCAATACGGTATCAAGGCGGCCAACTATCCGCTGATTCCCGACGATTTCGAGCGCGACAAGCTGCCATCGGCCCTGCTGGAATTTAAGAATAAAATTTTCGGATTAAGCATTACGCCCGAACGTTTGTCGGAAATACGCAACGAAAGACGCGCTGGAAGCAAGTATGCAGCCATCGAAAATTGCCGGTACGAGGTCAACGAAGCGGAAAAAATGATGAAACGCGAAGGTATCCGCTGGCTCTCCTCGACCACCAAGTCGATCGAAGAGATCTCCACGACGATCTTGCAAGAGATTAAGCCGAACCGCCGCGAGTACTAG
- a CDS encoding aminotransferase class V-fold PLP-dependent enzyme: MPDHPVLPLLADGAARDEAWWRHAAAFYPAPPDAIVNLEHGYFGAMAAPVQAAFEQAVRYTNEQLSPFVRGEFTRTHVDILRQRVAALIQAEPHEILLTRSGTESMQVLITQYHGLAPGDTVLWSNLDYPAMRTAMRWLAQRRGVTSTQVTLRLPISDDEIIASYAQAMRQAVKPKLLLLSQVAPANGQQLPVKDIMALAREHGIDVLLDSAHALGQVDVDVQAMGVDFAGFNLHKWLGAPAGLGVVYIRASQLHKIEPHFGDDDYPLDDIRSRLHMGMPPIAAILAAPAAFDFHERLGGTPAKAERMAWLRNYWVSRAAQLPGVRLLSPQDAKHGTALVAFAVDGMEARALQLALLQRFGVFTVQRNIGDTDIVRATVAVTTQTSELDQLVAALTVLSRETNT, translated from the coding sequence ATGCCGGATCATCCAGTTTTGCCTTTGCTCGCCGACGGCGCCGCACGTGACGAGGCCTGGTGGCGCCATGCCGCTGCCTTTTATCCCGCGCCGCCGGACGCCATCGTCAATCTCGAGCATGGCTATTTCGGCGCCATGGCTGCGCCCGTGCAAGCGGCCTTCGAGCAGGCCGTGCGCTACACGAATGAACAGCTGAGTCCTTTCGTGCGCGGCGAGTTCACGCGCACGCATGTGGATATCCTGCGCCAGCGCGTTGCCGCGCTGATCCAGGCCGAGCCGCACGAGATACTGCTGACCCGCAGCGGCACCGAGTCCATGCAGGTGCTGATCACGCAATACCACGGCCTGGCGCCCGGTGATACGGTGCTGTGGAGTAATCTCGACTATCCAGCCATGCGAACGGCCATGCGCTGGCTGGCACAGCGCCGTGGCGTCACCAGCACGCAAGTCACATTGCGCTTGCCCATCAGCGATGACGAGATCATCGCCAGTTACGCGCAAGCCATGCGCCAGGCCGTCAAGCCCAAATTGCTGCTGCTGTCGCAGGTGGCGCCAGCCAATGGCCAGCAACTGCCGGTGAAGGACATCATGGCGCTGGCGCGCGAACACGGCATCGACGTGCTGCTCGACAGTGCCCATGCGCTGGGGCAGGTCGACGTGGACGTACAGGCCATGGGCGTTGATTTCGCCGGTTTCAATCTGCACAAATGGCTGGGCGCGCCGGCCGGACTCGGTGTCGTGTATATCCGCGCATCGCAGTTGCACAAGATCGAGCCGCATTTTGGCGACGATGATTATCCGCTTGACGATATCCGCAGCCGTCTGCACATGGGCATGCCGCCAATCGCCGCCATCCTGGCTGCGCCCGCCGCGTTTGACTTTCATGAGCGCCTGGGCGGCACGCCGGCCAAGGCCGAACGCATGGCCTGGCTGCGCAATTACTGGGTCAGCCGCGCCGCGCAACTGCCCGGCGTGCGCCTGCTGTCGCCGCAGGACGCAAAGCACGGCACGGCGCTGGTGGCCTTTGCCGTCGATGGCATGGAGGCACGCGCGCTGCAGCTGGCCTTGCTGCAGCGCTTTGGCGTATTTACCGTGCAGCGCAATATCGGCGATACCGATATCGTGCGCGCCACGGTGGCCGTCACGACGCAGACCAGCGAACTTGATCAGCTGGTCGCCGCGCTGACGGTGCTTTCGAGAGAAACGAACACCTGA
- a CDS encoding RNA methyltransferase, translated as MKTITSRDNAQYKDLLKLAGSSQARRKSGRTLLDGVHLCQSYLQLRGMPEQCIVSESALQNPEVADIVGQLESQRAHVLGLPDALYHAVSQVEHGVGVMFLIEMPERTVTQPLSVSAVLLDNLQDPGNVGSILRSAAAAGITQVYCSAGTAFCWSPKVLRAAMGAHFVLDIFENVDLAALVSGAKVATLATSGYATKQLYDVDLRQPVAWLFGHEGQGVADDLLSMATHQVVIPHLGQIESLNVAACAAVCFFEQLRQGQS; from the coding sequence ATGAAGACGATTACCTCGCGCGACAACGCGCAATACAAGGATTTGCTGAAACTGGCGGGCAGTTCGCAGGCGCGCCGCAAGTCGGGCCGTACCCTGCTCGACGGCGTGCATCTGTGCCAGTCCTACTTGCAGCTGCGCGGCATGCCGGAGCAGTGCATCGTCAGCGAAAGCGCCTTGCAGAACCCGGAAGTGGCGGACATCGTCGGCCAGCTGGAAAGCCAGCGCGCGCATGTACTGGGCTTGCCCGATGCGCTGTACCACGCGGTTAGCCAGGTCGAACACGGCGTGGGCGTGATGTTCCTCATCGAGATGCCGGAGCGGACCGTGACGCAGCCCCTGAGCGTGTCGGCCGTGCTGCTCGATAACCTGCAAGACCCGGGCAATGTGGGCTCCATTCTGCGCAGCGCGGCCGCCGCGGGCATCACGCAGGTGTACTGCAGCGCCGGCACGGCCTTCTGCTGGTCGCCGAAGGTGCTGCGCGCGGCGATGGGCGCGCACTTCGTGCTCGACATCTTTGAAAACGTCGACCTGGCGGCGCTTGTTTCCGGCGCCAAGGTGGCGACACTCGCCACCAGCGGCTACGCCACGAAGCAGCTGTACGACGTCGACCTGCGCCAGCCCGTCGCCTGGCTGTTCGGCCATGAAGGGCAGGGCGTGGCCGACGATCTGCTGTCGATGGCGACGCACCAGGTGGTCATTCCCCATCTGGGCCAGATCGAATCGCTGAACGTGGCCGCCTGCGCCGCCGTCTGTTTTTTCGAGCAGCTGCGCCAGGGCCAGTCCTGA